One stretch of Brevibacillus laterosporus DNA includes these proteins:
- a CDS encoding peptidase M4 family protein, with the protein MKKNQISSSIIATVLLGSSLLGGGLPAFAKSDVMYNSDWETPSYMSETWKAPKKVKKQEIVWKYLADKSEVLKVQGEVENQFELLNEIQDEETDTTHYRLREVYKGIPVYGSDQTVHLNEDGDVTSFFGQVVPTESLKKVKTAPKLKKNDAIKAIKKDLKKEVGEVEEFSVEPEADLFIYPQENKVSLAYVTEVTFLEPEPGRWFYAIDAQSGKVIDKYNIMEHVTKAHKSNIKVGEAVDSTADAQSLDGQADGAGSVEPNSLGTGKGVLGDTKTFQTTLANGTYSLKDTTRGNGVETYSARNGTSYMYPVTSTNNTFDDPAAVDAHAYAGRVYDYYKDTFNRNSFDNAGAKLNSIVHYATNYNNAFWDGSEMVYGDGDGKKFISLSGALDVIAHELTHAVTERTAGLIYRNESGALNESISDIFGVMVDRDDWELGEDIYTPDIPGDALRSLSDPAKYNHPDHLSKKYTGSADNGGVHTNSGINNKAAYLLSEGGTHYGVTVEGVGREATEKIYYRALTVYLTSTSNFAQMRQAAINAATDLYGATSAEVTAVKDAYKAVGIN; encoded by the coding sequence TTGAAAAAAAATCAGATATCGTCTAGTATTATTGCTACTGTTTTGTTAGGGTCTAGCTTATTGGGAGGTGGACTTCCAGCATTCGCAAAAAGCGATGTCATGTATAACAGTGACTGGGAAACTCCTTCATACATGAGTGAGACATGGAAAGCTCCTAAGAAAGTTAAAAAACAAGAGATTGTATGGAAATATTTAGCCGACAAGAGTGAAGTTCTGAAAGTGCAAGGGGAAGTAGAGAATCAGTTTGAGTTGCTAAACGAAATACAAGACGAAGAGACTGACACAACTCATTATCGTCTACGTGAGGTGTATAAAGGAATTCCAGTGTACGGGTCAGATCAGACTGTGCATTTAAATGAAGATGGGGACGTAACCTCCTTCTTTGGACAAGTAGTTCCTACAGAATCTTTGAAAAAAGTAAAAACAGCACCCAAATTGAAAAAAAATGATGCGATTAAAGCTATTAAAAAGGATTTGAAGAAAGAAGTAGGAGAAGTTGAAGAGTTTAGCGTTGAACCAGAGGCAGATCTATTTATCTATCCTCAAGAGAATAAAGTTTCTTTAGCTTATGTAACAGAAGTAACCTTCCTTGAGCCAGAACCAGGTCGTTGGTTCTATGCAATTGACGCTCAAAGTGGGAAAGTAATAGACAAATATAACATTATGGAGCATGTAACAAAGGCACATAAGTCCAATATCAAAGTAGGGGAAGCAGTAGATTCAACTGCTGATGCTCAATCTTTGGATGGACAAGCAGATGGAGCTGGCTCAGTAGAACCAAATTCATTAGGAACAGGTAAAGGGGTGTTAGGAGATACAAAAACTTTCCAAACCACATTGGCTAATGGTACCTATTCTTTGAAAGATACTACTCGTGGTAATGGTGTCGAAACATATTCTGCGCGTAATGGTACCTCTTATATGTATCCAGTAACAAGTACAAATAACACTTTTGACGATCCAGCAGCAGTTGATGCCCATGCTTATGCGGGTAGAGTGTATGACTATTATAAGGACACCTTTAATCGTAATAGCTTTGATAATGCCGGTGCCAAATTAAATTCTATTGTTCACTATGCTACTAACTATAACAATGCTTTCTGGGATGGCTCTGAGATGGTGTATGGTGACGGGGATGGTAAAAAATTCATCAGCTTATCTGGTGCACTTGACGTAATTGCTCATGAATTAACTCATGCTGTAACAGAAAGAACAGCAGGCTTGATTTATAGAAATGAGTCGGGTGCATTGAATGAATCCATTTCTGACATTTTTGGAGTAATGGTAGACCGTGATGATTGGGAACTGGGTGAAGATATTTATACTCCTGATATCCCTGGAGATGCTTTACGCTCGCTATCTGACCCAGCAAAATATAACCATCCTGATCATTTGAGCAAAAAGTATACAGGCTCTGCTGATAATGGTGGAGTTCACACCAACAGCGGTATCAATAACAAAGCAGCTTACCTACTTTCTGAAGGTGGCACGCATTATGGAGTTACGGTTGAAGGTGTAGGACGTGAAGCAACTGAAAAAATTTACTATCGTGCATTGACTGTTTACCTAACTTCAACTTCTAATTTTGCTCAAATGCGTCAAGCGGCAATCAACGCAGCAACAGATTTATACGGTGCTACATCCGCTGAAGTAACTGCAGTGAAAGATGCTTACAAAGCGGTTGGTATCAACTAA
- a CDS encoding YjiH family protein: MQTAKRETYLHIATSKQILRFLLPSIIGVLLFITPVSWDGQVTIPIALLSRLLQEQLATVLPQLVTSFISITALLSLWAKLFRPAALTKSSFWTSLCQVSPFWLVMRVAGMILAICTLFQLGPEWIWSESTGGMLLYSLLPLLFTVFLFAGLFMPLLLNFGLLEFCGTLFMKIMRPLFKLPGRSSVNCITSWLGDGTIGVLLTSKQYEQGYYTKREAAVISTTFSAVSITFCFVVLSQVNLAHMFVPFYLTVTFAGLIAAIIMPRIPPLSRKADTYHEGVAPHEENGESEEPLFKKGIKLAVMRAGQNKSVSAFLREGTHNVLDMWLGVTPIIMAVGTIALIIADQTPIFAWLGLPFTPLLELLQIPEAQAASQALVAGFADMFLPTVLASGIKSELTRFVIACISVTQLIYMSEVGGLLLGSRLPVTVKDLLLIFLLRTLITLPIIAGVAHLLF; the protein is encoded by the coding sequence ATGCAGACAGCAAAGAGAGAGACCTATCTTCATATAGCTACATCTAAGCAGATACTACGATTTCTGCTTCCATCTATCATTGGGGTGTTATTATTTATCACCCCCGTTTCTTGGGATGGACAAGTTACTATTCCAATAGCCTTATTGTCCAGACTATTGCAGGAACAATTGGCTACTGTCTTACCACAACTGGTAACAAGCTTTATTAGTATCACAGCTCTGTTGAGTTTGTGGGCCAAGCTGTTTCGCCCAGCGGCTCTGACTAAATCCTCTTTTTGGACGAGCTTATGTCAGGTTTCCCCCTTTTGGTTGGTAATGCGAGTGGCGGGAATGATTCTGGCTATCTGTACATTGTTCCAGCTAGGACCAGAATGGATTTGGTCTGAAAGTACTGGTGGCATGCTTTTGTACAGTTTGTTGCCGTTGTTGTTTACCGTTTTTTTGTTCGCAGGATTATTTATGCCTCTTTTATTGAATTTTGGACTATTAGAATTTTGCGGTACGTTATTTATGAAAATCATGCGTCCTTTATTCAAATTGCCGGGACGATCCTCTGTCAATTGTATTACATCTTGGCTGGGGGACGGAACGATCGGGGTATTACTAACTAGCAAGCAATATGAGCAGGGGTATTACACCAAACGTGAGGCTGCCGTTATTAGTACGACGTTTTCGGCTGTATCAATTACATTTTGTTTTGTTGTGTTGTCTCAAGTTAATCTTGCGCATATGTTTGTTCCTTTTTATTTGACTGTTACATTTGCAGGACTGATTGCAGCCATTATTATGCCACGTATACCGCCATTGTCGCGTAAAGCAGATACGTATCATGAAGGCGTAGCCCCACATGAAGAGAATGGGGAAAGCGAAGAACCATTATTTAAAAAAGGGATAAAGCTAGCCGTGATGAGAGCGGGGCAAAATAAAAGTGTCTCTGCTTTTTTGCGGGAGGGCACACATAACGTATTGGATATGTGGCTTGGTGTCACACCAATCATTATGGCGGTAGGAACCATTGCTCTGATTATTGCGGATCAAACTCCTATATTTGCCTGGCTAGGATTGCCGTTTACTCCTCTGTTAGAGTTGTTGCAAATCCCTGAAGCACAAGCGGCTTCTCAAGCACTAGTAGCTGGTTTTGCTGATATGTTCTTGCCAACCGTACTCGCCAGCGGTATTAAGAGCGAATTGACTAGATTTGTAATTGCTTGTATTTCTGTTACTCAATTGATTTATATGTCTGAAGTGGGTGGGCTGTTACTAGGCTCTAGATTGCCAGTTACGGTCAAAGATTTACTGCTCATTTTCTTGTTGCGAACGCTAATTACGTTGCCAATTATAGCTGGTGTGGCACATTTGTTGTTTTAA
- a CDS encoding polysaccharide biosynthesis protein has protein sequence MNNTAKGANHFIKAAAILAIAGLISKVLGAAYKIPYQNITGDIGMHVYGTVYPLYTTLIALATAGFPLAISKMIADRSAVGDVKGVQQIFRISSLTLGILGVVFFLLTFITAPTIAILIGDPNLTNPLRAISVSLVLVPLIANTRGYFQGHQNMLPTAVSQVTEQFFRVIIIIVGAYIVMRLYDDPYFAGTIAVFAATPGAIIALLVLGYFYRKQKREIANVSNQADEQIPSLSDGAVFKRIVTYAIPICLASLVLPLIPLADSFTIINMLVYKGMDNEAAILLKGAFDRSQPLLQFGTFFATSLSLAIVPSISEAIVRKQDNLIHYRTQTAIRLTFLLGAAATVGLAILAKPINIMLFGDVNGTLALAINAFAILFSTLGIVSAGILQGMGKVNLPPKYLLIGVLVKFAANLILLPILGIAGAAIGTVLAYLASTILNLRAIGRLTQVTQQDKGKYGRSALAVVMMGIIVAVVAFGLMAVLPAAIGTGRLLYTIVSLASVGLGVLVYGISLIKFGGITREDIQFLPKSGKILALLQKMRLLEK, from the coding sequence ATGAACAATACGGCTAAAGGAGCCAATCATTTTATAAAAGCAGCAGCTATTTTAGCGATTGCAGGATTAATTTCCAAGGTTCTAGGCGCTGCCTATAAAATTCCTTATCAAAACATTACCGGGGATATCGGTATGCACGTGTACGGTACTGTGTATCCGCTCTACACCACTCTAATCGCATTGGCTACGGCTGGTTTTCCTCTAGCTATTTCCAAAATGATTGCGGATCGTTCCGCAGTAGGTGATGTCAAGGGTGTGCAACAAATTTTTCGAATTTCATCGCTTACTTTAGGGATTTTAGGGGTTGTTTTCTTTTTATTGACTTTTATCACTGCGCCCACGATCGCGATCTTGATCGGTGACCCTAATTTGACCAATCCGCTTCGGGCTATTTCTGTTTCATTAGTTTTAGTACCATTAATAGCCAATACAAGGGGATACTTCCAGGGTCACCAAAACATGCTTCCAACGGCTGTATCACAGGTAACGGAGCAATTTTTCCGAGTAATCATTATCATTGTAGGAGCCTATATCGTGATGAGGCTCTATGATGATCCTTACTTTGCTGGTACTATAGCCGTTTTTGCGGCAACGCCAGGGGCAATTATTGCTCTGTTGGTATTAGGCTATTTTTATCGAAAACAAAAGCGGGAGATAGCAAATGTATCAAATCAAGCAGACGAACAAATACCGAGTCTTTCAGATGGAGCAGTATTTAAACGTATTGTTACTTATGCGATTCCCATTTGCCTAGCTTCACTCGTGTTACCGTTAATACCGCTTGCCGATAGTTTCACGATTATTAACATGCTGGTTTACAAAGGAATGGATAACGAGGCAGCGATATTGTTAAAAGGTGCTTTTGACCGTTCTCAGCCTTTATTACAGTTTGGAACATTCTTTGCCACGTCTCTCTCGCTTGCTATTGTTCCATCAATAAGTGAAGCCATTGTACGAAAACAGGACAATCTTATTCACTATCGCACGCAAACAGCGATTCGTTTAACCTTCCTATTGGGGGCGGCAGCTACAGTAGGCTTGGCTATCTTAGCTAAACCAATTAATATCATGTTGTTTGGAGATGTAAATGGGACGCTGGCGCTTGCCATCAATGCTTTTGCCATTCTTTTCTCTACACTTGGTATTGTGTCTGCTGGTATCTTACAAGGGATGGGCAAAGTGAACTTGCCACCCAAGTATTTATTAATTGGGGTACTTGTAAAGTTTGCAGCTAACCTCATTTTATTACCGATTCTTGGTATTGCAGGGGCAGCGATCGGTACAGTACTTGCTTACCTAGCATCCACGATCCTAAACCTACGCGCAATTGGACGACTGACGCAGGTGACTCAGCAGGACAAGGGGAAATATGGACGCTCGGCGTTGGCTGTAGTGATGATGGGAATTATTGTGGCTGTGGTCGCATTTGGACTAATGGCTGTATTACCTGCTGCAATTGGTACGGGACGTTTGTTGTATACCATTGTTTCCCTAGCTTCTGTAGGGTTAGGAGTTCTTGTTTATGGAATTTCACTGATAAAGTTCGGCGGGATTACACGAGAAGATATTCAGTTTTTACCTAAGTCAGGCAAAATTTTGGCATTATTGCAGAAAATGAGATTGCTTGAGAAATAA
- a CDS encoding type 1 glutamine amidotransferase: protein MRLQGKQVVCYVEDEFEDLELWYPVYRLREEGATVHLVGPEANKKYMGKYGVPCTSDKSITDVKAEDYDAVLVPGGWAPDKLRRYPEIISFIQQMDQAKKPIGHICHAGWVLASAKILKGVTTTSTPGIKDDIENAGAIWVDEEVVVDGHIVGSRRPPDLPAYAKAFADLLAI from the coding sequence ATGCGCTTACAAGGTAAACAAGTAGTATGCTATGTGGAGGATGAATTCGAAGACTTGGAACTATGGTATCCAGTTTATCGATTGCGCGAAGAAGGTGCTACTGTTCATTTAGTGGGACCAGAAGCAAATAAAAAGTATATGGGTAAATACGGTGTTCCTTGCACCTCTGATAAATCAATCACCGATGTGAAAGCAGAAGACTACGATGCCGTTCTCGTTCCAGGGGGATGGGCACCAGATAAATTACGTCGTTATCCAGAAATCATTTCATTCATTCAACAGATGGATCAGGCAAAAAAACCAATCGGTCACATCTGCCACGCGGGTTGGGTACTTGCCTCAGCTAAAATCCTGAAAGGCGTTACTACAACTTCTACACCAGGTATCAAGGATGATATCGAAAATGCCGGGGCGATTTGGGTTGATGAAGAAGTAGTAGTGGATGGACACATTGTCGGTTCGCGTCGTCCACCTGACCTACCTGCCTATGCCAAAGCTTTTGCAGACCTATTAGCAATATAG
- a CDS encoding TerD family protein, whose translation MPAISLQKGQRIDLTKGDSSITKVMVGLGWDPVKKSAGFLGGLFGGGQVANIDCDASVIMLAENDQLSRDKDVIYFGNKNSACGSVIHAGDNLTGDGDGDDETITIDLSRVPQNIKKLVFIVNIYDCLKRSQDFGMIENAYIRIVNPTNQQELCKYNLSEDYSGKTSLFVAELYRHNGEWKFFAKGEGTTDSSITQLVNRYIR comes from the coding sequence ATGCCGGCTATAAGTTTACAAAAAGGCCAACGGATTGACTTAACCAAAGGAGATTCAAGTATAACAAAAGTAATGGTTGGACTAGGATGGGACCCAGTTAAAAAATCTGCTGGATTTTTAGGTGGTTTGTTTGGCGGCGGACAAGTAGCGAATATCGACTGCGATGCTTCTGTAATCATGCTTGCGGAAAATGATCAATTAAGCAGAGACAAGGATGTTATTTATTTCGGCAATAAAAATAGTGCGTGCGGAAGTGTCATCCATGCAGGGGACAACCTGACAGGCGATGGGGATGGGGACGATGAGACGATAACGATTGATCTATCGCGTGTTCCTCAAAATATTAAGAAGCTTGTTTTTATAGTAAATATTTATGATTGTTTAAAACGTTCCCAAGATTTTGGAATGATTGAAAATGCATACATTCGCATTGTAAATCCGACTAATCAACAAGAGTTATGCAAATATAATTTGTCAGAAGATTACTCTGGGAAAACCTCCTTATTTGTAGCCGAATTATATCGCCATAATGGTGAATGGAAATTCTTTGCTAAAGGGGAAGGAACTACAGACTCATCCATAACTCAGTTGGTAAATAGATACATTAGATGA